A single window of Aphidius gifuensis isolate YNYX2018 linkage group LG1, ASM1490517v1, whole genome shotgun sequence DNA harbors:
- the LOC122860968 gene encoding LOW QUALITY PROTEIN: uncharacterized protein DDB_G0284459-like (The sequence of the model RefSeq protein was modified relative to this genomic sequence to represent the inferred CDS: substituted 1 base at 1 genomic stop codon): MENEEMNSTNQDNISKMRGKDTINNASSGLARKYNGTKVADNRSFQVVSEVEKGDSFFTHWKYRNSQEIDNNDNQLPSQNDLTLCDFDAALYNGQPHPGYAPNWAHSSNHWDYQNSLIANTNTSQLSSNDFNNIINQSQNSHINSTKLTTTPATNKCETVTNNSGQLLNSQIIKKNKNNNIIKKSKQKSSSNDNIKIGDKVDVNKSVENYKKTIENLWNLSALWSAAAAGGWEDIDMSGQYPGHSRPPVGTPPPQTVWNHLTMTQGSGSLMLYXSSFGSSHLTSQLTPQLAHSQSTPTWHTPTAVPSSKPTSTTSSSSSSTSSVSSSSSATTTTTTTNSSVNPLFNLQALVDNNRTNQNQYHRGSPNTGQNTLDLSTTSDIAENYSRMTQDIPISLTARNIDKSNRNGNIISPPIPLNGETSSDSGISSSVPTPNSLIEPVSLSTKDLLSSSLLTTPKISVKNFESHLKGVANIHDKIGGVGNSVNSIGINIDNFSQKMINLPSSVTIERILPDNNKKDIEPMKMKDSLSVIPQPVIVNLTSRYDKDVIDSPVCDLSSINDREQKKINNDEMNVRSPKNIPKRGNKKCVDSLLEKLESGSKKLGSTENIGSIIVIPVDDYKDASSIKSMSPDRQKSKSPTREDDVVSPEFSNDDSNDNTKQRRKRKLEKPVRLSKDAKNDIDDIGEIESIIESKELREPKEPRISVPIIDELTSKFDTKTTTTTTSTALPPPLAPPPPLAPPPPPPLPPPSSSSSSSSSTTTTSLLLLPPVVEENHKKQTNDNFLPTTIDLSTVNKINDNNVVDDKLKVPDDIIISKKIQKEQEKQKDKEKLREEDDDDDEDEEEDDEDDDDDEDDDDEDEDEDDDNDDDDDQDHDVNNEELKKKKKKEQTEKLKQDENTTDKENNEPIRRRRSSENTSTNPTPMSQRTRRKSSDDATDLSKVASPSTVINNANPFNEVESELEKMFAGIVENDTDVKDENIKSDDIIEQVKTEVDIIKKEEEKSEVKLENNNKTDDDTTTTTTTTTTTTSVPTVPTKPSPKKGKKGRAKGKKRKGGYKAPDNMFCIDDLPQKPTKKRKNNNKNTKKQDNNNSKKKKTTKIDGLKDAAYDSGSNTSTIKSRGPVVHVQGPRDSPLSVQVVNAPSREDEEEKNKEKRKSLGNGNAGRSKRLSHQNDLDYRGKVSRTGLFSSTLSSRYDAHTTDSSWICVFCKQGPHSVIPGDPSRPHPNLAGPHIVPGTYTVPSGVLSDLFGPYLIGRERIDDASLSTDEQEITNEQKKGCKNKRSLRYAGLADQFTAKMAKKKRTSIDTNAVSMYSGMTLLSGDEQRWEVWLHEQCALWAAGVYLAGGRVSGLQEAVWDATQSICTTCGLAGANIGCVKRGCKEVTHYPCALTKGWLLDTNHYIPKCHIHRVT; this comes from the exons atggaaaatgaaGAGATGAATTCAACAAATCAAGATAATATTTCGAAAATGCGCGGCAAAGATACGATAAATAATGCATCTTCAGGATTGGCAAGAAAATATAATG gaaCAAAAGTGGCTGATAATCGTTCATTTCAAGTTGTTAGTGAAGTTGAGAAGGGTGATTCATTTTTTACACATTGGAAGTATCGTAATTCTCaagaaattgataataacGATAATCAATTACCATCCCAGAATGATTTGACTTTATGCGACTTTGATGCAGCCCTTTACAAtg ggCAACCACATCCAGGATATGCCCCAAACTGGGCACATTCATCGAATCATTGGGATTATCAAAATTCGTTGATAGCAAATACCAACACTTctcaattatcatcaaatgattttaataatattattaatcaatcacAAAACTCacatataaattcaacaaaattaacaacaacaccagCAACAAATAAATGTGAAACAGTAACAAATAATAGTGgccaattattaaattctcaaataattaaaaaaaataaaaataataatataataaaaaaatctaaacaaaaatcatcatcaaatgataatataaaaattggtgATAAAGTGGATGTTAATAAATCAgttgaaaattacaaaaaaactattgaGAATTTGTGGAATTTAAGTGCACTGTGgtctgctgctgctgctggtgGCTGGGAAGACATCGATATGTCTGGACAGTACCCAGGACACAGTCGACCACCGGTTGGCACACCACCACCACAAACAGTATGGAATCATTTAACAATGACACAAGGTAGTGGATCATTAATGCTGTATTAATCATCATTTGGATCATCACATTTAACAAGTCAATTAACACCACAATTAGCACATTCACAATCAACACCAACATGGCATACACCAACAGCAGTACCATCATCAAAgccaacatcaacaacatcatcatcatcatcatcgacatcatcagtatcatcatcatcatcagcaacaacaacaacaacaacaacaaattcatcTGTTAatccattatttaatttacaagcacttgttgataataatcgTACAAATCAAAATCAATATCATCGTGGATCACCAAATACTGGACAAAATACacttgatttatcaacaacatcTGATATTGCAGAAAATTATTCACGTATGACACAAGATATACCAATTAGTTTAACAGCaagaaatattgataaatcaaatcgTAATGGAAATATAATATCACCACCAATACCATTAAATGGTGAAACATCATCAGATAGTGGTATTAGTTCATCAGTACCAACTCCAAATTCACTTATTGAACCAGtatcattatcaacaaaagatttattatcatcatcattattaacaacacCAAAAATAtctgttaaaaattttgaaagtcATTTAAAAGGTGTTGCAAATATTCATGATAAAATTGGTGGTGTTGGTAATAGTGTCAATAGTATTggtattaatattgataatttttcacaaaaaatgattaatttaccATCAAGTGTTACTATTGAACGTATATTaccagataataataaaaaagatattgaaCCAATGAAAATGAAAGATTCATTAAGTGTTATACCACAACcagttattgttaatttaacatcaaGATATGATAAAGATGTTATTGATAGTCCAGTAtgtgatttatcatcaataaatgatagagaacaaaaaaaaattaataatgatgaaatgaATGTTAGATCaccaaaaaatataccaaaacgtggtaataaaaaatgtgttgATTCATTATTAGAAAAACTTGAAAGTGGTAGTAAAAAATTAGGTAGTACAGAAAATATTGGTTCAATTATTGTAATACCTGTTGATGATTATAAAGATGCATCAAGTATTAAAAGTATGTCACCAGATAgacaaaaatcaaaatcacCAACAAGAGAAGATGATGTTGTATCACCAGAATTTAGTAATGAtgattcaaatgataatactaaacaaagaagaaaaagaaaattagaaaaaccAGTTAGATTAAGTAAAGATGctaaaaatgatattgatgatattggtGAAATTGAATCAATTATTGAATCAAAAGAATTAAGAGAACCTAAAGAACCAAGAATATCTGTaccaattattgatgaattaacGAGTAAATTTgatacaaaaacaacaacaacaacaacatcaacagcaTTACCACCTCCATTGGCACCTCCACCTCCATTagcaccaccacctccaccaccactaccaccaccgtcatcatcatcatcatcatcatcatcaacaacaacaacatcactATTATTACTACCTCCCGTTGTTGaagaaaatcataaaaaacaaacaaatgataattttttaccaaCAACAATAGATCTAAGTactgtcaataaaataaatgataataatgttgttgatgataaattaaaagtaccagatgatattattatttctaaaaaaatacaaaaagaacaagaaaaacaaaaagataaagaaaaattaagagaagaagacgatgatgatgatgaagatgaagaagaagatgacgaagatgatgatgatgatgaagatgatgacgatgaagatgaagatgaggatgatgataatgatgatgatgatgatcaagaTCACGATGTTAAtaatgaagaattaaaaaaaaaaaaaaaaaaagaacaaacagaaaaattaaaacaagatGAAAATACAActgacaaagaaaataatgaaccAATAAGAAGACGAAGAAGTAGTGAAAATACATCAACAAATCCAACACCAATGAGTCAAAGAACAAGAAGAAAATCTAGTGATGATGCAACTGATTTATCTAAAGTAGCAAGTCCATCAACAGTTATTAATAATGCAAATCCATTTAATGAAGTTGAATCAGAGCTAGAAAAAATGTTTGCTGGTATTGTTGAAAATGATACAGATgttaaagatgaaaatattaaaagtgatgatattattgaacaaGTTAAAACTGaagttgatattattaaaaaagaagaagaaaaaagtgAGGttaaattggaaaataataataaaactgatGATGAcacaacaacgacaacaacgacgacgacaacaacaacatcagtACCAACAGTACCAACAAAACCATCAccaaaaaaaggtaaaaaaggACGTGCTAAAGGAAAAAAACGTAAAGGTGGTTATAAAGCACCAGATAATATGTTTTGTATAGATGATTTACCacaaaaaccaacaaaaaaacgtaaaaataataataaaaatactaaaaaacaagataataataatagtaaaaaaaagaaaacaacaaaaattgatgGTTTAAAAGATGCAGCATATGATTCTGGTTCAAATACAAGTACAATTAAATCAAGAGGACCAGTTGTACATGTACAAGGACCACGTGATAGTCCATTAAGTGTACAAGTTGTAAATGCACCATCAagagaagatgaagaagaaaaaaataaagaaaaaagaaaaagtctTGGTAATGGTAATGCTGGACGTAGTAAAAGGCTTAGTCATCAAAATGATTTAGATTATCGTGGTAAAGTTAGTCGTACTGGTCTTTTTAGTTCAACTTTATCATCAAGATATGATGCACATACAACAGATTCAAGTTGGATATGTGTATTTTGTAAACAAGGACCACATTCAGTAATACCTGGTGATCCATCAAGACCACATCCAAATTTAGCTGGTCCACATATTGTACCTGGTACATATACAGTACCATCTGGTGTATTAAGTGATTTATTTGGTCCATATTTAATTGGACGTGAACGTATTGATGATGCTTCATTATCAACAGATGAAcaagaaataacaaatgaacaaaaaaaaggttgtaaaaataaaagaagttTAAGGTATGCTGGTCTTGCTGATCAATTTACAGCTAAaatggctaaaaaaaaaagaacatcaATTGATACAAATGCAGTATCAATGTATTCTGGTATGACATTATTAAGTGGTGATGAACAACGATGGGAAGTTTGGCTTCATGAACAGTGTGCATTATGGGCAGCTGGTGTTTATTTAGcag gtggAAGAGTTTCAGGATTACAAGAGGCTGTTTGGGATGCAACACAATCAATATGTACAACATGTGGTCTTGCTGGTGCAAATATTGGTTGTGTTAAACGTGGATGTAAAGAAGTAACTCATTATCCATGTGCTTTAACTAAAGGCTGGTTACTTGACACAAATCATTATATTCCAAAGTGTCATATTCATCGAGTTACGTGA